A single genomic interval of Zobellia nedashkovskayae harbors:
- a CDS encoding NUDIX hydrolase codes for MMDRTYKDIQQITLAVDCIIFGFNDNRLEVLLVQRGFAPEKDRWSLMGGFVGNHEDLDDAANRVLKDLSGLEDVYMEQVRTFGKAKRDPYERVVSTTYSALILKDKYNKDLIEEYRAKWYPIDELPNLIFDHKDMVESAIRRLQRRVRTFPIVFNLLPDKFTLPQLQKLYEGIFQEEMDKRNFRKKLATMDFLIKLDEKDMSESKKGAFLYRFNEKKYNKTKNFTI; via the coding sequence ATGATGGACAGAACATATAAGGATATACAGCAAATTACCCTTGCTGTGGATTGTATCATCTTTGGGTTTAATGATAATAGGTTAGAAGTGCTGTTGGTCCAAAGGGGCTTTGCACCTGAAAAAGATAGATGGTCTCTTATGGGTGGTTTTGTTGGTAACCATGAAGATCTTGACGATGCGGCAAATAGAGTTTTAAAAGACCTATCAGGTCTAGAAGATGTTTATATGGAGCAGGTCCGTACTTTTGGTAAGGCCAAACGTGATCCTTATGAACGTGTAGTGTCTACAACTTACAGCGCATTGATTCTTAAAGACAAGTATAATAAGGATCTTATTGAGGAATATAGGGCCAAATGGTATCCTATAGATGAACTTCCTAATTTAATTTTTGATCATAAGGATATGGTTGAGTCTGCCATAAGAAGGCTTCAGAGAAGAGTACGTACTTTTCCTATAGTCTTTAACCTTCTTCCTGATAAGTTTACCTTACCCCAACTACAAAAGCTATATGAAGGTATTTTTCAGGAGGAAATGGATAAGCGTAATTTCCGAAAGAAACTTGCTACGATGGATTTTTTAATCAAATTGGATGAAAAAGACATGTCTGAATCTAAAAAAGGCGCCTTTTTATACCGTTTTAACGAGAAAAAATATAATAAAACAAAAAACTTTACAATTTAA
- a CDS encoding NAD-dependent epimerase/dehydratase family protein, giving the protein MITESKKILITGVAGFLGSNFLVKTLNEGHCVVGIDNLSMGSLQNIQDSLDHKNFEFIEGDVLDTTLIDRLDDDFDVIVHLAAFKIPRYGNAVDTLKINSKGSENMLELARKLKCKFVLASTSDVYGMSPDIPFKEDGNCLIGDSKVPRWAYAVSKLFDEHLALAYMEDYDFPVVILRFFGSYGPNQNLSWWGGPQSVFIDCILNNKEIPIHGDGQQTRTFTFVNDTIEGIYAATTKPEANGEVFNIGANEEITILELATLLKEISGEPTTSEVKLIPYNEISAGRKYQDVMRRVPDNTKAERILGIKAKTSLKEGLRITFEWQKNITSTKAEVL; this is encoded by the coding sequence ATGATTACTGAAAGTAAAAAAATTCTAATTACCGGAGTTGCAGGCTTTTTAGGCTCCAATTTTTTAGTTAAAACGTTGAACGAAGGACACTGCGTTGTCGGGATAGATAATCTATCTATGGGTTCTCTTCAAAATATTCAAGATAGCCTTGACCATAAAAACTTTGAGTTTATAGAAGGTGATGTTCTAGACACTACCTTAATAGACAGACTAGATGATGACTTTGACGTTATAGTTCATCTAGCAGCTTTTAAAATACCAAGATACGGCAACGCTGTTGATACATTAAAAATCAACTCCAAGGGAAGCGAAAATATGCTTGAACTTGCCCGAAAACTTAAATGTAAATTTGTTCTTGCATCAACATCTGATGTATATGGCATGAGTCCTGATATTCCTTTTAAGGAAGATGGAAACTGTCTTATAGGAGATTCAAAAGTGCCGCGTTGGGCTTATGCCGTTTCAAAACTTTTTGATGAGCATTTAGCCTTGGCTTATATGGAAGATTATGATTTTCCTGTTGTTATCCTAAGATTCTTTGGCTCTTATGGACCAAACCAAAATCTTTCATGGTGGGGAGGCCCGCAATCTGTTTTTATAGATTGTATATTGAATAACAAAGAAATCCCAATTCATGGTGATGGACAGCAAACTAGAACCTTTACTTTCGTAAATGACACTATAGAGGGCATCTACGCCGCAACTACAAAGCCAGAAGCCAACGGAGAGGTTTTTAATATTGGAGCAAATGAAGAAATTACCATTCTTGAGCTTGCTACTTTACTTAAAGAAATCTCTGGCGAACCAACAACTTCAGAAGTAAAACTGATTCCGTACAACGAAATATCTGCTGGGAGAAAATATCAAGACGTCATGAGACGCGTACCTGACAATACAAAAGCAGAGCGAATACTTGGTATTAAGGCCAAGACTTCATTAAAAGAAGGCCTTCGAATAACTTTTGAATGGCAAAAAAATATTACTTCAACAAAAGCAGAGGTATTATGA